CAAGGCCGGACGCATCTGGCTCGCCGTTGACGGCGTGCTCAAACAGGATTCCGACATATCAAAGCTGATCTGGCCTGTGCCGGATATCATCTCTATCTGCTCGCAATCGATGGCGCTTGGACCCGGCGACATCATCATGACGGGGACACCGGAGGGTGTCGGCCCTGTGCAGCGCGGCGAAGTGGTAACGGGAGGGATCGAGGGCCTAGGCGAAATCAGGATCTCTGTGAAGTAAATGCTTTGACGTTGGCCAAGGAGTGAAGGGCGGTCCTCGGGAGGGAGCGGTTATCGGGCGCAATCCGGATGCCCGTCGGAAACCCGAAAGTCGGAGAGCGTAGGTCGCGATGAGAAACCGGGAAATGCCGAACGTGGGGAATGAAATCTGCAAACTTGGCCGCGCTCGCACAGCCATCCTATGAGAGGTGCGGATCCTTGGATCCCCGGTCTTCTCAGCGTGGCGCATCAATAAAATTCGGCGTTTGTCATCGGTCCATATCCCGACCACGTCCGAAAGCCGAAAGGTGCGATAGGCGACGTTACGCTCGTGTGCCGCGCCGTGCTGATCGCGGGGACGAAAACGTTTGAGCGCTCCATACAACTTGTCGGGTCACCTGCGTCCGAACAGTCCGCCCACCACGCCGCCAATCAGTCCACCTGGACCGCCACCACTGCGGTGATGGTGAGCACCACCCGCGCCGCGGCGATGGGCCGGACGGTCGTCATCGGATCTGTAGTTGCCGACGAAGCTGGCGTGCGCCCCTGAAACGGACTCGGTCAGCAGCGCGTGATGCTGCACCGTGTTGAGGAAGCCAGTCTTGGGATAGCCGCGCGCCGCCTGCCAGCGCGTGATGACGGCGCGGGTCGGCTCGTCGAACCGACCGCTGACCTTGGTATCAAAGCCGAGACCGGTCAGCCGGCGCTGCACGTCGCGACGCCTTCCCTTGTCGAGGCCTATCTGATCTTCGGTTTC
This genomic interval from Bradyrhizobium sp. NP1 contains the following:
- a CDS encoding peptidoglycan-binding domain-containing protein, yielding MRVLIIALSVLGFLVSANVAKAGPSTADRSLLASVDPAAFEATQETEDQIGLDKGRRRDVQRRLTGLGFDTKVSGRFDEPTRAVITRWQAARGYPKTGFLNTVQHHALLTESVSGAHASFVGNYRSDDDRPAHRRGAGGAHHHRSGGGPGGLIGGVVGGLFGRR